The proteins below come from a single Stomoxys calcitrans chromosome 1, idStoCalc2.1, whole genome shotgun sequence genomic window:
- the LOC106091820 gene encoding coatomer subunit zeta-1, protein MDGFMMDIIKGMCIMDNDGNRILAKYYDKNILATVKEQKAFEKNLFSKTHRSNTEIIMLDGLTCVYKSNVDLFFYVMGNAYENELILLSVLNCLYDSISLILKKNVEKRLVLDNLEIIMLAFDEICDGGIILDADPSSVVKRVDLRNEDIPIAEQTVAQVFQSAREQLKWSILK, encoded by the exons ATGGACGGTTTCATGATG GATATTATTAAGGGCATGTGCATTATGGATAACGATGGCAATCGTATATTGGCCAAATACTATGACAAAAATATCTTGGCCACCGTAAAGGAGCAGAAGGCCTTTGAGAAGAATCTCTTTAGCAAAACACATCGTTCCAACACAGAAATCATTATGCTGGATGGTCTGACGTGTGTCTACAAGAGTAATGTGGATTTATTCTTCTACGTCATGGGCAATGCCTATGAGAATGAGCTGATATTGTTGTCGGTGTTGAATTGCCTATATGACTCCATCAGTTtgatattgaagaagaatgtggaGAAACGTTTGGTATTGGATAACTTGGAAATAATCATGCTGGCATTTGATGAAATATGTGATGGAGG AATTATATTGGATGCCGATCCATCGTCTGTGGTGAAACGAGTTGATTTGCGTAATGAAGACATTCCCATTGCTGAACAGACTGTGGCACAG GTTTTCCAATCAGCTCGTGAACAGTTAAAGTGGTCCATACTCAAATAG